GGTTCTACTCGTCGATCCTCGACCTGAACCTCAATGGCGACGTGCAGCAGGTACTGCTGCGTGACATGCAGCGCCATCCGTTCAAGCAGCTGATCATGCACATCGACTTCCAGCGCGTCAGTGCCAACGAGAAGCTCAGCGCTTCGGTGCCGCTGCACTTCATCAACGAAGCAATCTCGCCGGCTGGCAAGTCGAGTGAAGTGGTCGTGACCCATGAGCTCAACGAAGTCCAGGTGGTCTGCCTGCCGAAGGACCTGCCGGAGTTCATCGAGATCGATCTGAGCACGCTGGAAGTGGGCGCCGTGATCCACTTGTCGGAAATTACCCTGCCGGCCGGCGTGGAGATTCCCGAGCTGAAGCTGGGCAAGGAACACGACGTGGCAGTGGTCATCGCCAAGCACGGTCAGGTGGAAGCCGACGACGTGGCTGACGAAGCCGCTGAAGGCGACGCCAAGTAATCGGCTGGCCGGTGCTGCGTCACTGCGCAGCACCGGCTCCGGTATACCGTATGTCTGCATTACGTCTGATCGTCGGGCTGGGCAATCCCGGTCCCGAACACGCGCAAACCCGGCACAACGCCGGGTTTCGTTTCGTCGATGCGCTCGCCGAGCGCACCGGCGCACGGTGGGGCCTGGACAGCAAGCTGTTCGGCGAAACCGCCAAGGCCGAGATCGCCGGCCACACGGTGTGGTTGCTCAAACCCGCCACTTTCATGAACCTAAGTGGCAAG
The nucleotide sequence above comes from Xanthomonas campestris pv. campestris str. ATCC 33913. Encoded proteins:
- a CDS encoding 50S ribosomal protein L25/general stress protein Ctc: MAKTHEIKVERRADEGKGASRRLRHAGVIPAIVYGGELEPVSIQLNHEQIWLAQQNEWFYSSILDLNLNGDVQQVLLRDMQRHPFKQLIMHIDFQRVSANEKLSASVPLHFINEAISPAGKSSEVVVTHELNEVQVVCLPKDLPEFIEIDLSTLEVGAVIHLSEITLPAGVEIPELKLGKEHDVAVVIAKHGQVEADDVADEAAEGDAK